The sequence GGATGTTTTGGAAGCGACGCCGGTACGTGGTGGTGTTTATGGCGTTCTTTGGGTTCTTCAATGTCTACTCGTTGCGCGTGAACCTGAGCGTGGCCATCGTTGCGATGACGGAGAACCGAACCGTCGAGTACCCGAATGGAACCATCGGCTACGTAAGTCTAGGTTCAGCTCATGAAACGCCTTTAATCCCGAAAACCTTCGACGGCTACTCCACAGGAGCAAGAGTTTGACTGGGACTCGACCACCAAAGGCTACATCCTGAGTTCGTTCTTCTACGGCTACATCTTCACGCAGCTCCTGGGTGGTTACATCTCCAACGCGCTCGGAGGCAACTACGTAATGCGGATCTGGGGTGCTCCAAGTCCAAGAGTGTCCCGATCTGATGAAGTACTTTTCCCATTTGTGACAGGTGTTCGGGGTTGGCGTTGGTGTGACGGCCTTGCTGACCCTGCTGACCCCGCTGGCAGCCCACGGCGGTTTCGGCTGGTTGATCGCGGTGCGTGCGATGGAGGGTTTCTTCGAGGGCGTCACCTTCCCCTGCATCCACGCGATCTGGTCCAAGTGGGCcccaccgagcgagcgatcgcGGATGGCATCGATCACCTTCTCCGGCGTGTTCACCGGGACCGTCGCGTCGATGCTGCTGAGCGGAGTCCTTGCCGACACGGTCGGCTGGGAGAGTGTCTTCTACATTCTCGGTGGCTTCGGGTGCGTGTGGTTCGTCGCCTGGATGGTGATTGTGAAGAAGTCCCCCGAAACGGACCCGTACATCACACCCAAGGAGAAAGAGTTCATCCTGGCGACGATGCAGCGTTCGGGGAGCGCAGCCAGCGAGCGGATCGTCCATCCTTGGCGTGGTATCCTCACG comes from Anopheles cruzii unplaced genomic scaffold, idAnoCruzAS_RS32_06 scaffold05299_ctg1, whole genome shotgun sequence and encodes:
- the LOC128277278 gene encoding sialin-like, giving the protein MDATESSRLSDGIDAPLWMFWKRRRYVVVFMAFFGFFNVYSLRVNLSVAIVAMTENRTVEYPNGTIGYEQEFDWDSTTKGYILSSFFYGYIFTQLLGGYISNALGGNYVFGVGVGVTALLTLLTPLAAHGGFGWLIAVRAMEGFFEGVTFPCIHAIWSKWAPPSERSRMASITFSGVFTGTVASMLLSGVLADTVGWESVFYILGGFGCVWFVAWMVIVKKSPETDPYITPKEKEFILATMQRSGSAASERIVHPWRGILTSVAVWSL